The proteins below are encoded in one region of Streptomyces ficellus:
- a CDS encoding DUF3533 domain-containing protein → MKLAAEVRNAVTPRAALLVVGVLALQLLFIASYVGALHDPKPKEVPFGVVAPASVASQAAARLADLPGDPLDPRVLADREEARRQIMDRRIDGALVIDPGGTTDTLLVASGGGTVLASALHAITTELEAAQRRTVRTVDVAPASPQDFDGLSAFYLVVGWCVGGYLLASILAISAGSRPANPQRAVIRLVVLALSALLGGLGGAIIVGPVLGALPGSVAALWGLGTLVVFAVGAVTLALQAVFGIVGIGLAVLLIVIAGNPSAGGAFPGPMLPDFWRAIGPALPPGAGTWAARSIAYFKGNALSGAMQVLAIWAVVGTVVTLVMSAVRKRAGRDDGAGHGVDDDADGAGHGDGPAGARPA, encoded by the coding sequence ATGAAGCTCGCCGCCGAAGTCAGGAACGCCGTCACCCCCCGCGCCGCGCTGCTGGTCGTCGGCGTGCTCGCCCTCCAGCTGCTGTTCATCGCCTCCTACGTCGGCGCGCTGCACGATCCGAAACCGAAGGAGGTGCCCTTCGGCGTGGTGGCACCGGCCTCGGTGGCGTCCCAGGCCGCCGCCCGGCTGGCGGACCTGCCCGGCGACCCGCTCGACCCGCGGGTGCTGGCCGACCGGGAGGAGGCCCGGCGGCAGATCATGGACCGGAGGATCGACGGCGCGCTGGTCATCGACCCGGGGGGCACGACCGACACCCTGCTGGTCGCCTCCGGCGGCGGGACCGTCCTCGCCTCCGCGCTGCACGCGATCACCACCGAGCTCGAGGCGGCGCAGCGCCGCACGGTACGGACGGTGGACGTGGCCCCCGCATCACCCCAGGACTTCGACGGCCTGTCGGCGTTCTACCTGGTGGTGGGGTGGTGCGTGGGCGGCTACCTGCTCGCCTCGATCCTGGCGATCAGCGCGGGCTCCCGGCCCGCCAATCCGCAGCGCGCCGTCATCCGGCTCGTCGTCCTGGCCCTGTCCGCGCTCCTCGGGGGCCTCGGCGGCGCGATCATCGTCGGCCCGGTCCTCGGCGCCCTGCCCGGCAGCGTGGCCGCCCTGTGGGGGCTGGGCACCCTGGTGGTCTTCGCGGTCGGCGCGGTCACGCTCGCGCTCCAGGCGGTTTTCGGGATCGTGGGCATCGGCCTGGCGGTGCTGCTGATCGTCATCGCGGGCAACCCGAGCGCCGGAGGCGCCTTCCCCGGCCCGATGCTGCCGGACTTCTGGCGGGCGATCGGCCCGGCCCTGCCGCCGGGCGCGGGCACCTGGGCGGCCCGTTCGATCGCCTACTTCAAGGGCAACGCGCTCTCCGGCGCGATGCAGGTGCTGGCCATCTGGGCGGTCGTCGGCACCGTGGTCACCCTGGTGATGTCCGCGGTGCGCAAGCGCGCCGGGCGGGACGACGGCGCGGGCCACGGCGTGGACGACGACGCGGACGGCGCGGGCCACGGCGACGGGCCGGCCGGCGCGCGCCCCGCCTGA
- a CDS encoding DNA polymerase III subunit alpha — protein MPDFTHLHTVSGFSLRYGASHPERLAARAAERGMDAVALTDRDTVAGAVRFAAACAKEGVRPLFGADLAIARPAGEAGPGATDPGAGSGPDGGSGGARRSGSGSAGPRTGSAGRRTGSAGSKPRTGGDWSGARAGAAGAGATERRRTPVRGGAFVDESAPRAVFLARSREGWATLCRLITAAHTAEGPPLLPWPDNHGDGVTVLLGPDSEIGRALAAGRPDRAARLLAPWRDAHGDALRLEVVHHGRTGTGPGSLRHAARTLGFAAEQGVRAVLTNAVRYADPGQGPVADVLDAARRLVPIDPRKGLDSGERWLKDPAAMAATAERVAEAAGFRRDTAHRLLAMTEEAAAACLVDPEGDLGIGSVHFPEAHLVGAGRRTAERVLRSRCAAGMVLRGHDRKRAYWHRLEDELRTVERLGFASYFLTVAQVVDDTRAMGIRVAARGSGAGSLINHLLGIAHADPVEQGLLMERFLSVRRPVLPDIDIDVESARRLEVYRAILGRFGPERVAAVAMPETYRVRHAVRDVGAALSMDPAEIDRIAKAFPHVRARDARAALDELPELRQLAGEREKYGRLWELVEALDALPRGVAMHPCGVLLSDSSLPHRTPVVPTSGENFPMSQFDKDDVEELGLLKLDVLGVRMQSAMAHAVAEIERASGEVVDLDDPEQVRPGDPDTYRLIKSAETLGCFQIESPGQRDLVGRLQPSTFHDLVVDISLFRPGPVAADMVRPFIEARHGRAPARYPHSDLEEALRETYGVVVFHEQIIKILDVMTGCGREEADAVRRGLSDPESQARIKVWFARHARAKGYADDVVARTWEIVEAFGSYGFCKAHAVAFAVPTYQSAWLKAHHPAAFYAGLLTHDPGMYPKRLLLADARRRGVPVLPVDVNRSAATHQIELVSGSLGTWGLRLALADVHGISEAEAARIEAGRPYASLLDFWERARPSRPVAERLAQVGALDAFGGNRRDLLLHLAELHRLQRGSGSYGDQLPLAGGRKSAPVGLPDLNEAERLSAELGVLSMDASRHLMTDHHTFLAELGVVSAQRLREVPHGQTVLVAGAKAATQTPPIRSGRRVIFTTLDDGTGLVDLAFFDDSHERCAHTVFHSWLLLVRGVVQRRGPRSFSVVASAAWNLAELVELRREGGLDAVAARLAEPLPGGPAAASSSGAGRRITMPTGYEMNPWADLRPAGEGAEKVPRKLWHQSQGSAG, from the coding sequence GTGCCAGACTTCACGCATCTGCACACCGTTTCGGGCTTCTCCCTGCGGTACGGGGCTTCCCACCCGGAGCGGCTGGCGGCGCGCGCCGCCGAGCGCGGCATGGACGCCGTCGCCCTGACCGACCGCGACACCGTCGCCGGCGCGGTCCGCTTCGCCGCGGCCTGCGCCAAGGAGGGCGTCCGGCCGCTCTTCGGCGCCGACCTCGCGATCGCCCGCCCGGCGGGGGAGGCGGGTCCGGGCGCCACGGATCCGGGTGCCGGATCCGGCCCGGACGGCGGCAGCGGGGGCGCCCGCCGCTCCGGCTCCGGAAGCGCCGGGCCGCGTACGGGTAGCGCCGGGCGTCGTACTGGGAGCGCCGGGTCCAAGCCGCGTACCGGGGGCGACTGGTCCGGTGCGCGTGCCGGGGCCGCCGGCGCCGGTGCCACCGAGCGCCGCCGCACCCCCGTGCGCGGCGGCGCCTTCGTCGACGAGTCCGCGCCCCGCGCGGTGTTCCTGGCCCGCTCCCGGGAGGGCTGGGCCACCCTGTGCCGGCTGATCACCGCCGCGCACACCGCCGAGGGCCCGCCCCTGCTGCCCTGGCCGGACAACCACGGCGACGGCGTGACCGTCCTCCTCGGGCCCGACTCCGAGATCGGCCGCGCCCTCGCCGCCGGCCGCCCCGACCGCGCCGCCCGGCTCCTCGCCCCCTGGCGCGACGCCCACGGCGACGCCCTGCGCCTGGAGGTCGTCCACCACGGGCGCACCGGCACCGGCCCCGGTTCGCTCCGGCACGCCGCCCGCACCCTCGGCTTCGCCGCCGAGCAGGGCGTGCGCGCCGTGCTGACCAACGCCGTGCGGTACGCCGACCCCGGCCAGGGCCCGGTCGCCGACGTCCTCGACGCGGCCCGCCGCCTGGTGCCCATCGACCCCCGCAAGGGCCTCGACAGCGGTGAGCGCTGGCTGAAGGACCCCGCCGCGATGGCCGCCACCGCCGAGCGGGTCGCCGAGGCCGCCGGGTTCCGCCGCGACACCGCGCACCGGCTCCTCGCCATGACCGAGGAGGCCGCCGCCGCGTGCCTGGTCGACCCCGAGGGCGACCTGGGCATCGGCAGCGTCCACTTCCCCGAGGCCCACCTGGTCGGGGCCGGCCGGCGCACCGCCGAGCGGGTGCTGCGCTCCCGCTGCGCCGCCGGGATGGTGCTGCGCGGCCACGACCGGAAGCGGGCGTACTGGCACCGCCTGGAGGACGAGCTGCGCACCGTCGAACGGCTCGGCTTCGCCTCGTACTTCCTCACCGTCGCCCAGGTCGTCGACGACACCCGCGCGATGGGCATCCGCGTCGCGGCCCGGGGTTCCGGTGCCGGGTCCCTGATCAACCACCTCCTCGGCATCGCCCACGCCGACCCGGTCGAGCAGGGGCTGCTGATGGAGCGCTTCCTGTCGGTGCGGCGGCCCGTGCTGCCCGACATCGACATCGACGTGGAGTCCGCCCGCCGCCTGGAGGTCTACCGAGCCATCCTCGGCCGCTTCGGACCGGAGCGGGTCGCCGCCGTCGCCATGCCCGAGACCTACCGGGTGCGCCACGCCGTACGGGACGTGGGCGCCGCCCTGTCCATGGACCCGGCCGAGATCGACCGGATCGCCAAGGCCTTCCCGCACGTCCGCGCCCGGGACGCCCGCGCCGCGCTCGACGAGCTGCCCGAGCTGCGGCAGCTCGCGGGGGAGCGGGAGAAGTACGGCAGGCTCTGGGAGCTGGTGGAGGCGCTGGACGCGCTGCCGCGCGGCGTCGCCATGCACCCGTGCGGAGTGCTGCTCTCGGACTCCTCGCTGCCGCACCGCACGCCGGTGGTGCCCACCAGCGGCGAGAACTTCCCCATGTCCCAGTTCGACAAGGACGACGTCGAGGAGCTGGGCCTGCTCAAGCTGGACGTCCTGGGCGTACGGATGCAGTCGGCGATGGCGCACGCGGTCGCCGAGATCGAGCGGGCGAGCGGCGAGGTCGTCGACCTGGACGACCCGGAGCAGGTACGGCCCGGCGACCCCGACACGTACCGGCTGATCAAGTCCGCCGAGACGCTGGGCTGCTTCCAGATCGAGTCACCGGGCCAGCGCGACCTCGTCGGGCGGCTCCAGCCGTCCACCTTCCACGACCTGGTCGTCGACATCTCCCTCTTCCGCCCGGGGCCGGTCGCGGCTGACATGGTGCGGCCGTTCATCGAGGCCCGGCACGGCCGGGCACCCGCCCGCTACCCGCACTCCGACCTGGAGGAGGCGCTGAGGGAGACGTACGGGGTGGTCGTCTTCCACGAGCAGATCATCAAGATCCTCGACGTCATGACCGGCTGCGGGCGCGAGGAGGCCGACGCGGTGCGGCGCGGGCTGTCCGACCCCGAGTCCCAGGCACGGATCAAGGTCTGGTTCGCGCGGCACGCCCGGGCGAAGGGGTACGCGGACGACGTGGTCGCCCGGACCTGGGAGATCGTCGAGGCCTTCGGCAGCTACGGCTTCTGCAAGGCGCACGCGGTGGCGTTCGCCGTACCGACCTACCAGTCGGCGTGGCTGAAGGCGCACCACCCGGCCGCCTTCTACGCCGGGCTGCTCACCCACGACCCCGGGATGTACCCCAAGCGGCTGCTGCTGGCCGACGCGCGGCGGCGGGGGGTGCCGGTCCTGCCGGTGGACGTGAACCGGTCGGCGGCCACACACCAGATCGAACTGGTGTCCGGTTCGCTGGGCACGTGGGGGCTGCGGCTGGCGCTTGCGGACGTCCACGGCATCAGCGAGGCGGAGGCCGCGCGGATCGAGGCCGGCCGGCCGTACGCCTCACTGCTGGACTTCTGGGAGCGGGCCCGGCCCAGCCGTCCCGTCGCCGAGCGGCTCGCCCAGGTCGGCGCGCTCGACGCGTTCGGCGGCAACCGGCGCGACCTGCTGCTGCACCTCGCCGAACTCCACCGCCTCCAGCGCGGATCCGGCTCGTACGGCGACCAGCTCCCGCTCGCGGGCGGCCGGAAGTCCGCGCCCGTCGGGCTGCCCGACCTCAACGAGGCGGAGCGGCTCAGCGCCGAGCTGGGCGTACTGTCCATGGACGCCTCGCGCCACCTGATGACCGATCACCACACCTTCCTCGCCGAGCTGGGCGTGGTCTCCGCGCAGCGGCTGCGGGAGGTGCCGCACGGGCAGACCGTGCTGGTCGCGGGCGCCAAGGCGGCCACCCAGACCCCGCCCATCCGGTCCGGCAGACGGGTCATCTTCACCACCCTCGACGACGGCACCGGCCTGGTCGACCTGGCCTTCTTCGACGACAGCCACGAGCGGTGCGCGCACACCGTCTTCCACTCCTGGCTGCTGCTGGTGCGCGGGGTGGTGCAGCGGCGCGGACCGCGCAGCTTCAGCGTGGTCGCCTCGGCCGCCTGGAACCTCGCCGAACTGGTGGAGCTCCGCCGCGAGGGCGGCCTGGACGCGGTGGCGGCCCGGCTGGCCGAACCCCTGCCGGGCGGCCCGGCCGCCGCCTCCTCCTCCGGCGCCGGTCGCCGCATCACCATGCCCACCGGCTACGAGATGAACCCCTGGGCGGACCTGCGCCCGGCGGGCGAGGGGGCGGAGAAGGTCCCGAGGAAGCTGTGGCACCAGAGCCAGGGGAGCGCGGGATGA
- a CDS encoding DNA polymerase Y family protein, protein MILHVRFRLEPAQEVLLPQLMGMLGQFTPVVEAAPPDAAFADVRGAVRYFGRGPAELAAVIRVRALALYGVDCAIGAGPNPMLARMAARDAAPGTTLVVDDPEAFLRDKPVAALHGVGPATARTLCSYGLDSVGRAAAAPLAVLQRILGARAGREVWERAQGIDRTAVVPGTASRSVAAERAFDRDELDRDRHRRALLSLAGELGARMRGEEQVCRSLTLTVRYADRTATTRTRTLREPTAHTADLADAAYAMLDALGLQRARVRAIGLRAEGLMPAEQAAHQLSLDPADDRARRLEAAADRARARFGPGAVVPGSLAA, encoded by the coding sequence ATGATCCTCCACGTACGATTCCGGCTGGAGCCGGCGCAGGAGGTCCTGCTCCCGCAACTGATGGGGATGCTCGGCCAGTTCACCCCCGTCGTCGAGGCGGCCCCGCCCGACGCCGCGTTCGCCGACGTGCGCGGCGCCGTACGGTACTTCGGGCGCGGCCCCGCCGAGCTGGCCGCCGTGATCCGGGTCAGGGCGCTCGCCCTGTACGGCGTCGACTGCGCCATCGGGGCCGGCCCCAACCCGATGCTCGCCCGCATGGCGGCGCGGGACGCGGCACCCGGCACCACCCTGGTGGTCGACGACCCGGAGGCCTTCCTGCGCGACAAGCCGGTCGCCGCGCTCCACGGGGTCGGCCCGGCCACTGCCCGGACGCTCTGCTCGTACGGGCTCGACTCCGTCGGCCGCGCCGCCGCCGCGCCGCTCGCCGTGCTCCAGCGGATCCTGGGCGCGCGGGCGGGACGCGAGGTGTGGGAGCGGGCGCAGGGCATCGACCGGACGGCGGTCGTCCCGGGCACCGCCTCCCGGTCGGTCGCCGCCGAACGGGCCTTCGACCGCGACGAACTGGACCGGGACCGGCACCGCCGCGCCCTGCTGTCGCTCGCCGGTGAGCTGGGCGCCCGGATGCGGGGCGAGGAACAGGTGTGCCGCTCGCTGACCCTGACGGTGCGGTACGCCGACCGCACGGCCACCACCCGCACCCGCACCCTGCGCGAGCCGACCGCCCACACGGCCGACCTCGCCGACGCCGCGTACGCGATGCTCGACGCGCTCGGCCTCCAGCGCGCCCGGGTACGCGCCATCGGCCTGCGCGCCGAGGGCCTGATGCCCGCCGAGCAGGCCGCCCACCAGCTCTCCCTCGACCCGGCGGACGACAGGGCGAGGCGACTGGAAGCAGCGGCGGACCGCGCCCGCGCCAGGTTCGGCCCGGGCGCGGTGGTGCCGGGGTCGCTGGCGGCGTGA
- a CDS encoding esterase/lipase family protein codes for MLPPRIRRALRPAAVLLLVVAATLSPVSTASAEAVSRPSSGWNDYSCKPSTAHPRPVVLVHGTFGNSVDNWLALAPYLVRRGYCVFSFDYGQLPGVPFFHGLGPIAKSAEQLDTYVDKVLAATGAAEADLVGHSQGGMMPRHYLKFLGGADKVNALVGIAPDNHGTTLLGLTKLLPYFPGAADLLNEKTPGLADQIAGSAFLQKLNEGGDTVPGVRYTVIATKYDEVVTPYRSQFLDGPGVRNVLVQDLCPLDLSEHVAIGLLDRIAYHEVTNALDPARATPTTCASVIG; via the coding sequence ATGCTGCCCCCGCGTATCCGGCGTGCCCTCAGACCTGCCGCCGTCCTGCTGCTGGTCGTCGCCGCGACCCTCAGCCCGGTGTCCACCGCCTCCGCCGAGGCCGTCAGCCGTCCCAGCAGCGGCTGGAACGACTACTCCTGCAAACCGTCGACCGCCCACCCCCGGCCGGTGGTCCTCGTCCACGGAACGTTCGGCAACTCCGTCGACAACTGGCTCGCCCTCGCCCCCTACCTCGTCAGGCGCGGCTACTGCGTCTTCTCCTTCGACTACGGCCAGCTGCCCGGCGTGCCGTTCTTCCACGGGCTCGGGCCCATCGCGAAGTCCGCCGAGCAGCTCGACACGTACGTCGACAAGGTCCTGGCCGCCACCGGTGCGGCCGAGGCGGACCTCGTCGGACACTCACAGGGCGGCATGATGCCCCGCCACTACCTGAAGTTCCTCGGCGGCGCCGACAAGGTGAACGCCCTCGTCGGCATCGCCCCCGACAACCACGGCACCACGCTGCTCGGCCTCACCAAGCTGCTGCCGTACTTCCCCGGCGCGGCCGACCTGCTGAACGAGAAGACCCCGGGCCTCGCCGACCAGATCGCCGGCTCCGCCTTCCTCCAGAAGCTCAACGAGGGCGGCGACACCGTCCCGGGCGTCCGTTACACCGTCATCGCCACCAAGTACGACGAGGTCGTCACCCCCTACCGCTCCCAGTTCCTCGACGGCCCCGGCGTGCGCAACGTCCTCGTCCAGGACCTGTGTCCCCTGGACCTCTCCGAGCACGTGGCGATCGGGCTGCTCGACCGGATCGCCTACCACGAGGTCACCAACGCGCTCGACCCGGCGCGGGCGACACCGACCACCTGCGCCTCGGTCATCGGCTGA
- a CDS encoding lytic polysaccharide monooxygenase auxiliary activity family 9 protein produces the protein MTPRRKPATVAAAVALGIAPLALTGLTASPAMAHGTMTDPVSRVSACYAEGPESPDSAACKAAVAASGPQAFYDWNEVNIANAAGKHKQVIPDGKLCSAGRDKYKGLDLPRGDWPSSKLAAGKHTFRYKATAPHKGSFELYLTKDGYDPSKPLKWSDLEAKPFAKVTNPRLESGAYVFDGTVPAKSGRHLVYSVWQRSDSPEAFYTCSDVVFGKESAPAPTASAPSEAQIEDGQDKSTVGHGGHGGDDHPAEPSAPASPEGAASPAAAEPAPAPAAEQADTLQAQGAGTPSPVAAAADENLAETGGSTSTPYLAAGGAAVLAVGAAVLFATTRRRATR, from the coding sequence ATGACTCCTCGCCGTAAGCCGGCAACCGTCGCCGCCGCCGTCGCCCTGGGCATCGCGCCGCTCGCGCTCACGGGACTGACCGCGTCCCCGGCCATGGCGCACGGCACGATGACCGATCCGGTCAGCCGGGTGTCCGCCTGTTACGCAGAGGGGCCGGAGAGCCCGGACTCGGCGGCGTGCAAGGCGGCGGTCGCGGCGAGCGGGCCGCAGGCGTTCTACGACTGGAACGAGGTCAACATCGCCAACGCCGCCGGCAAGCACAAGCAGGTGATACCGGACGGCAAGCTGTGCAGCGCGGGCCGCGACAAGTACAAGGGGCTCGACCTGCCGCGTGGTGACTGGCCGTCGTCGAAGCTGGCGGCCGGCAAGCACACCTTCCGCTACAAGGCGACCGCCCCGCACAAGGGCTCCTTCGAGCTGTACCTCACCAAGGACGGGTACGACCCGTCCAAGCCGCTGAAGTGGTCGGACCTGGAGGCGAAGCCCTTCGCGAAGGTCACGAACCCGAGGCTGGAGAGCGGCGCCTACGTCTTCGACGGCACCGTCCCGGCCAAGTCCGGCCGCCACCTGGTCTACTCGGTGTGGCAGCGCTCCGACTCCCCCGAGGCGTTCTACACCTGCTCCGACGTGGTGTTCGGGAAGGAGAGCGCCCCGGCGCCGACCGCGTCGGCGCCCTCCGAGGCCCAGATCGAGGACGGCCAGGACAAGTCGACGGTCGGCCATGGCGGGCACGGCGGCGACGACCACCCCGCGGAGCCGTCGGCCCCCGCGAGCCCCGAGGGCGCCGCGAGCCCCGCGGCCGCCGAGCCGGCTCCGGCTCCGGCCGCTGAGCAGGCCGACACGCTCCAGGCGCAGGGCGCCGGCACGCCGTCGCCCGTCGCTGCGGCGGCCGACGAGAACCTCGCCGAGACCGGCGGCAGCACGAGCACCCCGTACCTGGCGGCCGGCGGCGCGGCCGTGCTCGCGGTGGGCGCCGCGGTGCTGTTCGCCACGACGCGCCGCAGGGCCACGCGCTGA
- a CDS encoding flavoprotein: MTRTLYLFCSAAPPVFDVAGVIEDTQARGWDVCLGLTPTASSWLADSVDGLAALTGHPVRSEYRMPGQPDVWPKPDAILFAPATFNSVNEWALGLTSKWVVGVVAEGIGKGTPIVTMPCVNAAYAQHSALERSVETLRALGVTVLYGEGGFVPNQPGQGRPAEYPWGLALDEVARVARPPAG, from the coding sequence ATGACGAGGACCCTGTACCTGTTCTGCTCGGCCGCGCCCCCCGTGTTCGACGTTGCCGGGGTCATCGAGGACACGCAGGCCCGTGGGTGGGACGTGTGCCTCGGACTGACCCCGACCGCGTCCTCGTGGCTGGCGGACAGTGTCGACGGATTGGCCGCGCTCACCGGTCATCCGGTCCGGTCCGAGTACCGGATGCCCGGGCAGCCCGACGTGTGGCCGAAGCCGGACGCCATCCTGTTCGCACCGGCGACGTTCAACTCGGTCAACGAATGGGCGCTCGGACTGACGTCGAAATGGGTGGTGGGCGTAGTGGCCGAAGGGATCGGCAAAGGCACCCCCATCGTGACGATGCCGTGCGTGAACGCGGCGTACGCGCAGCACTCCGCGCTGGAACGGTCAGTGGAGACCCTCCGCGCTCTCGGCGTGACCGTCCTCTACGGCGAGGGCGGGTTCGTACCGAACCAGCCGGGCCAGGGACGACCGGCGGAGTACCCGTGGGGCCTGGCCCTGGATGAGGTGGCGCGGGTTGCTCGTCCCCCGGCGGGCTGA
- a CDS encoding helix-turn-helix domain-containing protein yields MRNLDDDHTGARIKEQRKLARLTQRELAARIPYSYSLLNQVECGAKPATDALVAAVATALGVDATILAGPSRVTGVQQARLAALVRPIREALDLFDLEPEPVHRVRPLTELSAAADQVCQDVRATHLRKAAKDLPPLLAELTVLARTRPSTATWQALASTCRTAHDVALKVGYRDLATVALDRMGWAAERASDPCLAAIRHYKRALGHKTSEYDLGRRLVQTGHELLDGERSREALVVAGQLHLGASAVAARSGDAPAVARHIAAARELATRVGGEAPEVHWLSFGHMNVALHELGASITLRQFDAASVQARRIKLPPSTLTSRRARFLVDRAVVDMETGRADRALQHLADARRAAPEQTRYHPGTRDAITGLLHTTRRTPAMLSHMAAWIGL; encoded by the coding sequence ATGCGAAACCTGGACGACGACCACACGGGTGCCCGTATCAAGGAGCAGCGGAAGCTGGCCCGTCTGACGCAGCGCGAGCTGGCGGCCCGCATTCCGTACTCGTACAGCCTGCTGAACCAGGTGGAGTGCGGGGCGAAGCCGGCAACGGATGCGTTGGTCGCTGCCGTGGCCACGGCGCTTGGGGTTGACGCGACCATCCTCGCTGGCCCTTCCCGCGTTACCGGAGTCCAGCAGGCTCGCCTGGCAGCCCTCGTACGGCCGATCCGCGAGGCCCTAGACCTGTTCGACCTCGAACCGGAGCCGGTCCACCGCGTTCGTCCCCTCACGGAACTGTCTGCTGCGGCCGACCAGGTGTGTCAGGACGTACGGGCCACCCACCTCCGCAAGGCCGCGAAAGACCTGCCGCCGCTCCTCGCGGAACTCACCGTACTGGCCCGGACGCGACCCTCCACGGCGACATGGCAGGCCCTCGCCTCCACCTGTCGTACGGCCCATGACGTGGCGTTGAAGGTGGGGTACCGGGACCTGGCCACGGTCGCCCTCGACCGCATGGGCTGGGCCGCCGAGCGCGCGTCGGACCCCTGCCTCGCCGCGATCCGCCACTACAAACGTGCCCTCGGACACAAGACCTCTGAGTACGACCTGGGGCGCCGGCTCGTCCAGACCGGCCATGAACTGCTCGACGGCGAGCGTTCACGAGAAGCCCTGGTCGTCGCTGGGCAACTGCATCTCGGTGCTTCCGCGGTGGCGGCCCGCTCTGGCGACGCCCCCGCGGTCGCCCGGCACATCGCCGCAGCCCGCGAACTGGCGACGCGTGTCGGTGGCGAGGCCCCGGAAGTGCACTGGCTCTCCTTCGGCCACATGAACGTCGCCCTGCACGAGCTGGGCGCTTCGATCACCCTTCGGCAGTTCGACGCAGCCTCGGTCCAGGCCCGGCGGATCAAACTGCCGCCGTCGACGCTCACGTCCCGGCGTGCACGCTTCCTGGTCGACCGGGCAGTGGTCGACATGGAGACCGGCCGCGCGGATCGCGCGCTGCAACACCTGGCCGACGCACGGCGCGCAGCTCCCGAGCAGACGAGGTACCACCCTGGAACACGCGACGCCATCACGGGCCTCCTCCACACGACTCGCCGTACTCCCGCCATGCTGAGCCACATGGCCGCGTGGATCGGCTTGTAG
- a CDS encoding methyltransferase domain-containing protein, with translation MTTARSGGHAALVEYLYGRGLLDESWRAVWHAVPRAPFIPCRAWRQGPTACEPLTTEAERLALIHSDEPVVIQVDDGEADGPGIATSSNSQPSMVARMLRLLLVEPGRRVLEIGSASGYVAALLCRRLGDSAVYSVEIDPGLAHHAAAVLRATGHHPNLACGDGEAGWSDEAPFDRVLATCALRTVPHPLVRQLVPGGILVAPLARDFWSGAIVQLTADGSGSATGRFQGSASYMPMRSHRPAPPPPVAETTCRPTIVTIDPRQLLSLGFALYAGARLPGVRMVHVTRPDGAQVWLQDEHGAAATVSTGEAAYEYGARCLWQEAERVHAEYIALGSPGVHDFGLTVTAHAQQVWLHQPGAVVRPAPAREPAS, from the coding sequence GTGACCACCGCCCGCTCGGGCGGGCACGCCGCCCTCGTGGAGTACCTCTACGGGCGCGGCCTGCTCGACGAATCATGGCGCGCTGTCTGGCACGCCGTCCCGCGCGCGCCCTTCATCCCGTGCCGCGCATGGCGCCAAGGCCCTACGGCGTGCGAGCCGCTGACCACCGAGGCTGAGCGCCTGGCTCTCATCCACTCCGACGAGCCGGTCGTCATCCAGGTCGACGACGGCGAGGCCGATGGCCCTGGCATCGCCACATCGAGCAACTCGCAACCCTCGATGGTCGCCCGGATGCTGCGACTCCTGCTGGTCGAGCCCGGCCGGCGCGTGCTCGAGATCGGCAGTGCGTCGGGGTACGTCGCGGCCCTGCTCTGCCGCCGGCTCGGTGACTCCGCGGTCTACAGCGTCGAGATCGACCCAGGGCTGGCGCACCACGCGGCCGCCGTCCTGCGGGCGACCGGCCATCACCCGAACCTGGCATGTGGCGACGGTGAAGCGGGCTGGTCCGACGAGGCACCCTTCGATCGCGTCCTCGCCACCTGCGCCCTGCGCACGGTGCCGCACCCGCTGGTGCGGCAGCTGGTGCCGGGCGGCATTCTGGTCGCGCCGTTGGCCAGGGACTTCTGGAGCGGTGCGATCGTCCAGCTCACCGCTGACGGCAGCGGGTCGGCCACGGGCCGCTTCCAGGGCAGCGCCTCGTACATGCCGATGCGCTCCCATCGGCCGGCCCCGCCTCCGCCAGTCGCCGAGACGACATGTCGACCGACAATCGTGACCATCGACCCTCGCCAATTGTTGTCACTCGGCTTCGCGCTCTACGCGGGCGCCCGCCTGCCGGGAGTACGCATGGTGCACGTGACGCGGCCCGACGGCGCGCAGGTGTGGCTCCAGGACGAGCACGGTGCTGCCGCCACGGTGAGCACGGGTGAGGCCGCGTACGAGTACGGGGCGCGCTGCCTGTGGCAGGAAGCGGAGCGCGTACACGCCGAGTACATCGCCCTCGGCTCGCCCGGGGTCCACGACTTCGGCCTCACCGTGACCGCGCACGCACAACAGGTGTGGTTGCACCAGCCGGGCGCGGTCGTCCGGCCCGCACCGGCACGCGAACCGGCCTCATAG